The following are from one region of the Salvia splendens isolate huo1 chromosome 2, SspV2, whole genome shotgun sequence genome:
- the LOC121792786 gene encoding inositol-tetrakisphosphate 1-kinase 3-like — MRMGGEIEAYCKEQNDEKKIVEDREVEDEKMVAKMRYSAAAIGGGFSPPQAVVVGYALTSKKTKSFLQPKLEGLARNKGILFVAIDLSKPLSDQGPFDIVLHKLSGKEWRCILEDYRITHPNVTVLDPPDAIQHVYSRQSMLEVVAELNLTDPYGKVGVPEQLVIKKDSSSIPDSVNMAGLRLPLVAKPLFAKSHELSLAYDELSLHKLEPPLVLQEFINHGGVLFKVYIVGEAIKVLRRFSLPDVSKCELKSSAGVYRFPRVSCAAASADEADLDPHVAELPPRPLLERLAKELRHRLGLRLFNLDMIREHGTRDRYYIIDINYFPGYGKMPEYEHIFTDFLLSLVQSK, encoded by the exons ATGAGGATGGGTGGTGAAATCGAAGCCTACTGTAAAGAACAAAACGATGAGAAAAAGATTGTAGAAGACAGGGAGGTGGAGGACGAGAAAATGGTGGCGAAGATGAGATATTCCGCGGCTGCGATCGGTGGAGGCTTTTCTCCGCCGCAGGCTGTCGTCGTCGGCTACGCCCTTACTTCGAAGAAGACTAAGAGCTTTCTTCAACCCAAGCTCGAAGGATTAGCGAG GAACAAAGGAATTCTATTTGTGGCTATTGACCTCAGTAAACCACTTTCAGATCAGGGTCCCTTTGACATTGTGTTACATAAG TTATCTGGAAAAGAATGGCGATGCATACTTGAG GATTATCGTATAACACATCCCAACGTCACAGTTCTTGATCCTCCTGATGCCATACAGCATGTGTACAGCCGTCAGTCTATGCTCGaagtagttgccgagctgaatCTGACAGACCCGTATG GAAAAGTGGGCGTACCTGAACAGTTGGTTATCAAGAAAGATTCATCATCTATTCCGGATTCTGTGAATATGGCTGGATTGCGGCTACCGCTGG tGGCAAAGCCGTTATTTGCAAAGTCACATGAGCTGTCTCTGGCATATGATGAGTTGTCCCTCCATAAGCTTGAGCCCCCACTTGTTCTGCAAGAATTTATTAATCATG ggggcgtactcttcaaaGTTTATATTGTTGGAGAAGCAATAAAGGTACTCAGACGTTTCTCGTTGCCAGATGTCAGTAAGTGTGAGCTGAAATCGAGTGCAGGTGTTTATCGTTTCCCTCGAGTATCTTGTGCTGCTGCATCTGCTGATGAAGCAGACTTGGATCCTCATGTTGCTG AGCTCCCTCCAAGACCGTTACTTGAAAGACTGGCTAAAGAACTACGACACCGGCTG GGTCTCCGGTTGTTTAATTTGGATATGATTCGTGAGCATGGAACTCGAGACCGTTACTACATAATAGACATTAACTATTTTCCAG GATACGGGAAGATGCCCGAATATGAGCATATTTTTACAGATTTCCTTTTGAGCCTGGTTCAAAGCAAATGA